One segment of Meriones unguiculatus strain TT.TT164.6M chromosome 3, Bangor_MerUng_6.1, whole genome shotgun sequence DNA contains the following:
- the Kncn gene encoding kinocilin, producing the protein MDIPISPRDFRCLQLACVALGLVAGSIIIGVSVSKAAAAVGGVFLGAAGLGLLIFAYPFLKARFNLDHILPAIGNLRIHPNSGPDHGEGRSSNTSNKEGARSSLSTVTRTLEKLKPGGRGTEEG; encoded by the exons ATGGACATTCCCATCAGCCCCAGAGACTTCCGCTGCCTGCAGCTGGCCTGTGTGGCCCTCGGCCTGGTGGCTGGTAGCATCATCATCGGCGTCTCAGTGTCCAAGGCTGCCGCTGCTGTGGGTGGTGTCTTTCTTGGAGCTGCTGGTCTTG GGCTCCTCATCTTCGCCTACCCTTTCCTGAAGGCTCGGTTTAACCTGGACCACATCCTGCCTGCCATAG GAAATCTGCGAATCCACCCTAACTCAGGACCAGACCATGGAGAGGGAAGATCCAGCAACACCAGCAATAAAGAAG GGGCCCGTAGCAGCCTGTCCACTGTGACCAGAACCCTGGAGAAGCTGAAGCCTGGAGGTCGGGGAACTGAAGAGGGCTAA